In Synechococcus sp. CC9616, the following are encoded in one genomic region:
- a CDS encoding P-II family nitrogen regulator yields the protein MKKVEAIIRPFKLEDVKVALVESGIIGMTVTEVRGFGRQKGQVERYRGSEFTVEFLQKLKIEVVVESDNVEEVVKAIADAARTGEIGDGKIFISPIDSVVRIRTGDRDSTAL from the coding sequence ATGAAAAAAGTCGAAGCCATCATCCGTCCCTTCAAGCTGGAAGACGTCAAAGTTGCCCTTGTTGAATCTGGGATCATCGGCATGACGGTGACCGAAGTGAGGGGCTTTGGCCGTCAGAAAGGCCAGGTGGAGCGTTACCGCGGCTCAGAATTCACGGTTGAATTTCTGCAGAAGCTCAAAATTGAAGTCGTTGTTGAAAGCGATAACGTCGAAGAGGTTGTGAAAGCTATTGCTGATGCAGCACGAACTGGCGAGATCGGTGACGGCAAAATCTTCATCAGTCCCATTGATTCAGTCGTCAGGATCCGCACAGGCGATCGAGACAGCACGGCACTTTAA
- a CDS encoding ATP synthase codes for MEDFYRLQRRLLLATGLVALISVPIVAVTFNLSVAGSVFVGACAGLLYVRLLARSVANLSEQSRGLGRFQLVVPTLLVVGAAKLPQLDLLPAFLGFLLYKPALILQHVFDS; via the coding sequence TTGGAAGATTTCTACCGTCTTCAGCGTCGTCTGCTGCTGGCCACCGGTTTGGTGGCACTGATCTCGGTTCCGATCGTGGCAGTGACCTTCAACCTCTCGGTGGCCGGCAGTGTGTTCGTGGGTGCCTGCGCCGGACTTCTGTACGTGCGCCTGCTCGCCCGCAGCGTGGCCAACCTCAGTGAACAGTCTCGCGGACTGGGACGCTTTCAGCTTGTCGTGCCGACCCTGCTTGTGGTCGGTGCTGCCAAGTTGCCCCAGCTCGATCTACTGCCTGCCTTCCTGGGATTTCTCCTCTACAAGCCCGCTTTGATTCTTCAGCACGTCTTCGACAGCTGA
- a CDS encoding phycobilisome linker polypeptide, protein MRLFKVTACIPSPEKVRSQRELQNTFFTKWVPYESWFAEQQRIQKQGGRIIKVELCTGGQQVNVGN, encoded by the coding sequence ATGAGGTTGTTCAAAGTCACCGCCTGCATTCCCAGTCCTGAAAAGGTTCGGTCGCAGCGCGAGCTTCAAAACACCTTCTTCACCAAGTGGGTGCCATACGAGAGCTGGTTTGCAGAGCAACAGCGAATCCAGAAGCAGGGAGGTCGCATCATCAAGGTTGAACTCTGCACAGGTGGGCAACAAGTCAACGTTGGCAACTGA
- a CDS encoding trans-aconitate 2-methyltransferase, protein MKSSRDPWFACMVDPLPTDAATPTVSAFYDRFPYPGDPVQEGPPPGYNWRWCHRSVLAAVHGAIPAVGPAPRILDAGCGTGVSTDYLCHLNPGAEVLAVDISDGALAVARERLRLSGAQELVPKLRQERRSLLDLEGEGPFDYINSVGVLHHLDQPEAGLGALAGLLAVDGLLHLFLYADSGRWEIHRTQKALNLLGVGTGSEGLRLGRDLFQTLPETNRLARHHRERWAIDCAADANFADMYLHPQEISYSLESLFRFIATAGLHFAGFSNPEVWDPARLLEGELLERARALEPQQQWALVEQLDPDISHFEFFLSAQPVSTSPWTDAELRQASAIRQPCLWGEPDPVLDRNMQPIQLDAASAALLRAVETQPGVPLGSLAEPALVRDLVDRHLLLLQR, encoded by the coding sequence ATGAAAAGCTCGCGTGATCCCTGGTTTGCCTGCATGGTCGATCCTTTGCCAACCGATGCCGCGACTCCCACGGTGAGCGCTTTTTATGACCGCTTCCCTTATCCGGGAGACCCTGTTCAAGAGGGCCCACCGCCTGGATACAACTGGCGTTGGTGCCATCGCAGCGTTCTGGCAGCCGTTCATGGTGCGATCCCTGCAGTTGGCCCAGCTCCTCGCATCCTCGATGCCGGCTGCGGCACCGGGGTGAGCACTGACTATCTCTGTCACCTCAATCCAGGAGCTGAGGTTCTTGCAGTGGATATCAGTGATGGGGCGTTGGCCGTGGCCCGAGAGCGTCTGCGGCTGTCCGGTGCCCAGGAGCTGGTTCCAAAGCTGCGTCAGGAGCGGCGCAGCCTGCTGGATCTGGAGGGTGAGGGGCCATTCGACTACATCAATTCCGTTGGGGTGTTGCATCATCTCGATCAACCGGAGGCAGGACTAGGGGCCCTTGCGGGTCTGTTGGCTGTGGATGGGCTGCTGCATCTCTTCCTTTATGCGGACTCCGGGCGCTGGGAAATCCATCGCACCCAGAAGGCCCTGAATCTGCTTGGCGTGGGAACAGGCAGCGAGGGACTGCGGCTTGGTCGGGATCTGTTCCAGACCTTGCCTGAAACAAACCGGTTGGCCCGTCATCACCGCGAACGCTGGGCTATCGACTGCGCTGCCGATGCGAACTTTGCAGATATGTATCTGCATCCTCAGGAAATCAGCTACAGCCTGGAGAGCCTGTTCCGGTTCATCGCGACTGCCGGGCTCCATTTCGCTGGCTTTTCCAATCCAGAGGTCTGGGATCCCGCCCGCCTGCTTGAGGGGGAACTGCTCGAGCGCGCCAGAGCGCTGGAACCTCAACAGCAGTGGGCGTTGGTGGAACAGCTCGATCCCGATATCAGTCATTTCGAGTTTTTTCTCTCTGCCCAACCGGTTTCAACGTCCCCGTGGACGGATGCGGAGCTGAGGCAGGCGTCGGCGATTCGACAGCCCTGTCTCTGGGGAGAACCCGATCCGGTTCTTGATCGCAACATGCAACCGATTCAGCTCGATGCTGCCTCGGCTGCCTTGCTGCGCGCCGTAGAGACGCAGCCAGGCGTCCCGCTCGGTTCGCTGGCTGAACCCGCTTTGGTGCGTGATCTTGTCGACCGGCATCTCCTCCTGTTGCAGAGGTAA
- a CDS encoding cytochrome c biogenesis protein ResB produces MRRLAALLSDLRLAIVLLLLIAVASAVGTAIPQGDPPASYIDAYAETPWLGLLNGDEVLQLQLDHVYSSGWFLALLAWLGLALILCSWRRQWPALQAARQWIDYKTPRQLSKLSIAETLPCDNADDSLQRLYGLLRSKGWQLNCREGRLAARKGIAGRVGPLLVHTGLVLLMLGAVWGALAGNRLERFLAPGRSLDLLNRLGDNQLTITLKDFQIERDAAGRPEQFRSSLELKGNQQAMDSEISVNHPLRHRGITIYQADWSLATITLQIGRSPELELPLRTFPELGEQVWGLVLPTRPDGTEPVLLSLKTEQGPVQVFDGNGERLALLRPGGEPSEVKGLPLRVASVLPASGLLLKRDPGVPLVYLGFAITLLGGGLSLIATRQVWAIAEGKQLHVGGLCNRNLAAFAVELPQLLQAAQ; encoded by the coding sequence ATGCGTCGACTGGCAGCCCTGCTTTCTGATCTGCGGCTCGCCATTGTGTTGCTGCTGTTGATCGCCGTTGCCAGCGCCGTCGGTACGGCGATTCCCCAGGGCGATCCTCCCGCCAGCTACATCGACGCCTACGCGGAGACTCCCTGGCTGGGACTGCTGAATGGCGATGAGGTGCTGCAATTGCAGCTGGATCACGTCTATTCCAGCGGCTGGTTTCTGGCCCTGCTCGCATGGTTGGGGCTTGCCCTGATTCTTTGCAGCTGGCGCCGCCAGTGGCCTGCACTCCAGGCCGCACGGCAGTGGATCGATTACAAGACACCACGACAGCTCAGCAAACTCTCCATCGCTGAAACCCTGCCCTGCGACAACGCCGATGACAGCCTTCAACGCTTATACGGCCTGTTGCGATCAAAGGGCTGGCAATTGAATTGCCGCGAAGGCAGGTTGGCGGCCCGCAAGGGGATTGCCGGGCGCGTCGGCCCCCTCCTGGTGCACACCGGGCTGGTGTTGCTGATGCTGGGGGCTGTCTGGGGCGCCCTGGCGGGGAATCGCCTGGAGCGGTTCCTGGCCCCGGGCCGCAGTTTAGACCTGCTCAACCGCCTGGGCGACAACCAACTCACGATCACGCTCAAGGATTTCCAGATCGAGAGGGATGCCGCTGGCAGGCCTGAACAGTTCCGCTCCTCGCTGGAATTAAAGGGCAACCAGCAAGCAATGGATTCGGAGATCAGCGTCAACCACCCCCTCCGCCATCGAGGCATCACGATTTACCAGGCGGACTGGTCGCTCGCGACGATCACCCTGCAGATCGGCAGGAGCCCAGAGCTGGAGCTGCCCCTACGCACCTTCCCGGAGCTGGGGGAGCAGGTCTGGGGATTGGTTCTGCCGACTCGCCCGGATGGAACGGAACCCGTGTTGCTGAGCCTGAAAACAGAGCAAGGCCCTGTGCAGGTTTTCGACGGCAATGGTGAGCGCCTGGCCCTGCTTCGCCCCGGCGGAGAACCGTCCGAAGTGAAAGGGTTGCCGCTCAGGGTGGCCTCGGTTCTTCCGGCAAGCGGCCTGTTGCTCAAACGTGATCCGGGCGTTCCGCTCGTTTACCTGGGCTTTGCCATAACGCTCCTGGGAGGAGGGCTCAGCCTGATTGCCACCCGCCAGGTTTGGGCGATCGCGGAGGGAAAGCAGCTGCACGTGGGGGGGCTTTGCAACCGCAACCTGGCCGCATTCGCGGTCGAGCTGCCCCAGTTGCTGCAGGCTGCTCAATGA
- a CDS encoding allophycocyanin, with protein MSIVSNSIINADAEARYLSPGELDQIKAFVTGGQRRLRVAQVLCESRERIVKQAGGQLFQKRPDVISPGGNAYGEEMTATCLRDMDYYLRLVTYGIVSGDVTPIEEIGVIGAKELYRSLGTPLEAMAEAVREMKTVAMGLLTGADAEEAGTYFDYVVGALA; from the coding sequence ATGAGCATCGTCTCCAACTCGATCATCAACGCGGACGCCGAAGCCCGCTACCTCAGCCCTGGCGAACTCGACCAGATCAAGGCCTTCGTGACCGGCGGTCAACGCCGTCTCCGCGTCGCCCAAGTTCTGTGCGAAAGCCGCGAGCGCATCGTTAAGCAGGCTGGTGGTCAGCTGTTCCAGAAGCGTCCCGACGTCATTTCCCCCGGCGGCAATGCCTACGGAGAGGAAATGACCGCAACATGTCTGCGCGACATGGACTACTACCTCCGCCTTGTGACCTACGGCATCGTCTCCGGCGATGTCACGCCCATCGAAGAGATCGGCGTCATCGGAGCAAAAGAGCTCTACCGCTCCCTGGGCACACCCCTGGAAGCCATGGCTGAAGCCGTGCGTGAGATGAAGACGGTCGCCATGGGCCTCCTCACCGGCGCCGACGCCGAGGAAGCTGGTACTTACTTCGACTACGTGGTGGGCGCACTCGCCTGA
- the queF gene encoding preQ(1) synthase — MTDSSGAQQTQTPHYGERAIDEAELICFENPRPGRPYEVSIELPEFTCKCPFSGYPDFAVLRLIYQPGPRVVELKAIKLYVNNYRDRAISHEEVTNRILDDLVAATDPVWMQLEADFNPRGNVHTVVRVSHGNRQPC; from the coding sequence TTGACCGATTCCAGTGGGGCTCAGCAGACTCAGACCCCCCATTACGGCGAGCGTGCGATTGATGAAGCCGAGCTGATCTGCTTTGAGAATCCACGGCCAGGCCGGCCTTATGAGGTGTCGATCGAACTTCCGGAGTTCACTTGCAAGTGTCCCTTCTCCGGGTATCCCGATTTTGCGGTGCTGCGACTGATTTATCAGCCCGGTCCTCGGGTGGTGGAGCTCAAGGCGATCAAGCTTTACGTGAATAACTATCGCGATCGTGCGATTTCCCATGAAGAAGTGACCAACCGCATCCTCGATGACCTCGTGGCAGCGACTGATCCGGTTTGGATGCAGCTAGAGGCAGATTTCAACCCACGAGGCAATGTGCACACTGTGGTGCGGGTTAGTCACGGCAATCGTCAGCCCTGCTGA
- a CDS encoding phycobilisome rod-core linker polypeptide: MTVTASSGSPRVSPQLFDTLPLSSVRQAEQQDRFPDGGELDTLITFFRSGQDRLEAARIIAANAESIVARAANRIFVGGTPLSFLEAPLSTGETSRSSAEEGTPLAADQVAFEQSVRTFTGSSGDTKRGNFLTRLLEGAGGDADVRVVLPTGFNAISVAKYGPAFMRKSVRDMGWFLRYVGYAVVAGDPSILSVNTRGLRDILLANCSLAATNVALQEMRAASAQLLRDRPESRQLAIDCFNVLLQELAVPTPSTKQRQGSGVQQGLQLPAIYALASEGSQRFEMRPGLSGAEKAEVIRAAYRQVFERDIAKGYSQCPCRSEASQVSQGQISTREFIRALGRSKEYRQQFHDRFVNSRVVELAYRHFLGRGISSLEEFRKSFSILSDQGLNGLVDVLVNSKEYARCFGEETVPYIRDLGEEAQESAGWGSNRKLYNFSAPFEGAPQYVTLYASYRQPFADQHVYGGGNDPVANQYGAIFPSGSASVSTRPAPYGYDSRRLLVSNGLNSPGQIASAQSRSSRPRKVGPRVIRLQQISTGGAARPNRGGQPSVRNTESSTQSVINAVYVQVLGNAGYAGERLGSEEARLENGDICLKDFVRSVARSDAFRRRYWSGLYIVKAIEVMHRRLLGRPTFGRWEIDALFDTAARKGFYGVVDALIDSKDYQDCFGEDTVPFERFITPGDLNVRRAPTLKREVAEFGYDSSSLVLTNRPEPLAPMAYRGSGEITPRNFPGRGGGSRADWNGIAKDFSSDDLQKSLRQIRLGEPIKRNRTSTAAPLTPMTRALETKGAEGYKLRPSLPQQLVLKRPCDESELRTIIDATYKQLLNRVPLENERLLEAESRLRNEDSNLSDFITEVAMADGFQSRLYAMAPLRAASAASLALLGRVASPAEVSRFLRLRAESGQPVAVREVLDRIVEANQVPRMDGMNTRGDVTQATQQRTAALYRGNAGMNPAMNSAI, translated from the coding sequence ATGACAGTGACCGCCAGCAGTGGCAGCCCGAGGGTGTCCCCCCAACTGTTTGACACACTGCCGCTGTCGAGCGTTCGTCAGGCGGAACAACAGGACCGATTCCCCGACGGAGGAGAACTCGACACCCTGATCACCTTTTTCCGTAGTGGTCAGGACCGGCTGGAAGCCGCTCGCATCATCGCGGCCAACGCAGAGTCGATCGTGGCTCGAGCTGCCAATCGCATCTTTGTCGGTGGCACCCCGCTGTCATTCCTGGAAGCTCCTCTCAGCACGGGTGAAACAAGCCGCAGCAGCGCCGAGGAAGGCACTCCGTTGGCGGCAGATCAGGTGGCCTTCGAGCAATCCGTTCGAACCTTCACGGGCAGCAGCGGAGACACCAAACGGGGCAATTTCCTGACGCGCTTGCTGGAAGGTGCAGGTGGCGACGCGGACGTCAGGGTGGTTCTGCCAACAGGGTTCAACGCCATCAGTGTGGCGAAGTACGGGCCTGCATTTATGCGCAAGTCCGTGCGGGACATGGGCTGGTTCCTGCGTTACGTGGGCTACGCCGTTGTCGCAGGCGATCCCAGCATCCTCTCGGTGAACACCCGCGGGCTTCGCGACATCCTTCTGGCCAACTGCTCCCTGGCCGCCACCAATGTGGCGCTGCAGGAAATGCGCGCCGCTTCAGCCCAGTTGCTGAGAGACCGGCCCGAATCGAGACAGCTGGCCATCGACTGCTTCAACGTGCTGCTGCAGGAACTGGCGGTCCCCACCCCCAGCACCAAACAACGGCAGGGCAGTGGTGTGCAACAGGGACTGCAACTACCAGCCATCTACGCGCTTGCCTCCGAAGGATCCCAGCGCTTTGAAATGCGCCCGGGTCTCTCCGGAGCTGAAAAGGCCGAGGTGATCCGGGCTGCCTACCGCCAGGTATTCGAACGCGATATCGCCAAGGGCTACTCCCAGTGTCCCTGCCGCTCAGAAGCCAGCCAGGTCAGCCAGGGGCAGATTTCAACCCGGGAGTTCATCCGTGCACTCGGCCGCAGCAAGGAATACCGCCAGCAATTCCACGACCGTTTCGTGAACAGCCGTGTCGTGGAATTGGCTTATCGCCATTTCCTCGGACGAGGCATCAGTTCTCTCGAGGAATTTCGCAAGTCGTTCTCGATCCTCAGCGACCAGGGACTGAACGGACTGGTGGACGTTCTTGTGAATTCGAAGGAATACGCCCGCTGCTTCGGGGAGGAAACGGTTCCATACATTCGTGATCTTGGAGAAGAAGCCCAGGAGAGTGCTGGTTGGGGATCCAATCGCAAGCTGTACAACTTCAGTGCCCCCTTCGAGGGAGCCCCCCAGTACGTCACGTTGTACGCGTCCTATCGGCAGCCGTTTGCTGACCAGCACGTTTACGGCGGGGGCAACGATCCCGTCGCCAACCAATACGGCGCCATCTTCCCCAGCGGCTCAGCTTCAGTGTCAACGCGCCCAGCTCCCTACGGGTATGACAGCCGGCGGCTGCTGGTCAGCAACGGCCTCAACAGTCCAGGCCAGATCGCCAGCGCCCAGTCCCGTTCCAGCCGTCCCCGCAAGGTGGGGCCTCGCGTAATCCGCCTGCAGCAAATCTCCACAGGCGGGGCCGCTCGTCCAAACCGCGGCGGTCAACCCAGTGTTCGCAACACGGAGTCGAGCACCCAGTCGGTGATCAATGCCGTGTACGTGCAGGTACTGGGAAACGCCGGCTACGCCGGCGAGCGGCTCGGTTCTGAAGAGGCACGACTCGAAAACGGCGATATCTGCCTCAAAGATTTTGTCCGCAGTGTTGCCCGCTCCGATGCCTTCCGACGCCGTTACTGGAGTGGCCTCTACATCGTGAAGGCCATTGAGGTGATGCACCGGCGACTGCTGGGTCGACCGACCTTCGGCCGTTGGGAGATCGATGCACTGTTCGACACTGCAGCGCGCAAGGGCTTCTATGGCGTTGTCGACGCCTTGATCGACAGCAAGGACTATCAGGATTGCTTCGGTGAGGACACCGTTCCCTTCGAGCGCTTCATCACGCCAGGCGACCTCAATGTGCGCCGCGCTCCGACCCTGAAACGGGAGGTCGCCGAGTTCGGTTACGACAGCTCCAGCCTGGTGCTGACCAACCGCCCTGAACCGTTGGCACCGATGGCTTATCGCGGCAGTGGCGAGATCACACCGAGAAACTTCCCCGGTCGCGGTGGCGGTTCGAGGGCCGATTGGAACGGCATCGCGAAGGACTTCAGCAGCGACGACCTTCAGAAGAGCCTGCGTCAGATCCGGCTTGGGGAGCCGATCAAGCGGAACCGCACGAGCACGGCAGCTCCGCTCACACCGATGACGAGAGCGCTTGAAACCAAGGGCGCCGAGGGCTACAAACTTCGCCCATCACTTCCGCAACAACTGGTTCTGAAGCGTCCCTGCGACGAGAGTGAGCTGCGCACAATCATTGATGCCACCTACAAACAATTGCTGAACCGCGTTCCACTCGAGAACGAACGGCTTCTGGAGGCTGAATCCCGTCTTCGCAACGAGGATTCCAATCTGAGCGATTTCATTACGGAGGTGGCGATGGCCGATGGCTTCCAGTCGCGTTTGTACGCGATGGCCCCCTTGCGTGCCGCCTCCGCTGCCAGTCTGGCGCTGCTCGGGCGGGTGGCTTCTCCCGCCGAAGTGAGCCGTTTCCTCCGCTTGCGGGCCGAATCCGGCCAGCCGGTTGCCGTTCGTGAGGTGCTCGATCGCATCGTTGAAGCGAATCAGGTTCCGCGCATGGACGGCATGAACACCAGGGGCGATGTCACCCAGGCGACCCAGCAGCGCACCGCAGCTCTTTATCGCGGCAATGCAGGTATGAATCCAGCCATGAATTCAGCCATCTGA
- a CDS encoding FtsW/RodA/SpoVE family cell cycle protein — MRERPNLVQRLLPLPWSLWPAEARLLIGLTALWSLAGLIVLGSASWWVALREIGDGAFYVKRQAIWLIASWSLLGLTLSTSLRRWLKWSGPALWIGCLMIAATLVMGTTVNGASRWLVVGPLQVQPSELVKPFVVLQAANLFAPWNRVGLDQKLLWLGSFGGLLMLILKQPNLSTAALMGLTLWMVALAAGLRLRSLLGTAVVGAGMGITSILLNEYQRLRVVSFLDPWQDPMGDGYQLVQSLLAIGSGGLAGQGYGLSTQKLQYLPIQNTDFIYAVFAEEFGFVGSMMLLLFLMLMAWAGLRVALRCRSNQSRLVAIGCCTILVGQSILNIAVASGAMPTTGLPLPLISYGGNSLMSSLVILGLLIRCSLESTGLIGGRTSMRERVSRKSR; from the coding sequence ATCAGAGAACGTCCGAATCTGGTGCAGCGTTTACTGCCGCTTCCCTGGTCGTTATGGCCGGCTGAAGCGCGCTTGCTCATCGGCTTAACCGCCCTGTGGAGCCTGGCCGGACTGATTGTGCTGGGATCAGCCAGCTGGTGGGTGGCCCTGCGCGAAATCGGAGATGGCGCTTTCTATGTAAAACGGCAGGCAATCTGGCTGATCGCAAGCTGGAGCTTGCTGGGGCTGACGCTGAGCACAAGCCTGCGCCGCTGGCTGAAATGGTCCGGACCAGCCCTTTGGATCGGCTGCTTGATGATTGCGGCCACCTTGGTGATGGGCACCACGGTCAACGGTGCCAGCCGTTGGCTGGTGGTGGGCCCCCTTCAGGTTCAGCCCTCCGAACTGGTGAAGCCCTTCGTGGTACTGCAGGCCGCCAATCTGTTTGCCCCCTGGAACCGCGTCGGCCTTGACCAAAAGCTGTTGTGGCTTGGCAGCTTTGGTGGACTCTTGATGCTGATCCTCAAGCAGCCCAATCTCTCGACAGCAGCGCTGATGGGCTTGACGCTCTGGATGGTGGCTCTTGCAGCGGGGCTGCGGTTGAGAAGCCTCCTGGGCACGGCAGTGGTTGGAGCAGGGATGGGGATCACCAGCATCCTTCTCAATGAGTACCAGCGGCTGCGCGTGGTGTCGTTCCTGGACCCCTGGCAGGATCCGATGGGTGATGGCTATCAGCTCGTTCAAAGCCTGCTGGCGATCGGATCAGGGGGCCTGGCCGGTCAGGGGTACGGGCTCTCAACCCAGAAATTGCAATACCTGCCGATACAGAACACTGATTTCATTTACGCGGTGTTCGCTGAGGAGTTCGGCTTTGTCGGCTCAATGATGCTGCTGCTGTTTCTGATGCTGATGGCTTGGGCTGGCCTCAGGGTTGCCTTGCGATGCCGCAGCAACCAGTCACGCCTTGTGGCGATCGGCTGCTGCACGATCCTGGTTGGCCAGTCAATCCTCAACATCGCCGTCGCCTCCGGCGCCATGCCCACTACTGGGCTGCCCTTGCCCCTGATCAGCTATGGAGGCAACTCCCTGATGTCCAGCCTCGTGATCCTGGGTTTGTTGATCCGCTGTTCCCTGGAATCCACCGGTCTGATCGGCGGACGCACCTCCATGCGGGAGAGGGTCTCCCGCAAGTCTCGATAG
- a CDS encoding cytochrome c biogenesis CcdA family protein translates to MLTQALANPGPLTLGLVFAGGALTSLGPCSLSLLPVTLAYLAGFEDGRSPWQRSLTFCSGIVGALVLLGSLSGLLGRIYGQVPALVPTLVAILAVVMGLNLLGLLRIPLPSGPDPELWRKRVPAALAPVAAGLAFGLAASPCTTPVLAVLLGWIAQSGRPLVGMLLLTSFGIGQVLPLLLAGTFAASVPRLLSLRSIGRWVPPISGVVLLASGMLTLLARWS, encoded by the coding sequence TTGCTGACCCAGGCCCTCGCCAACCCGGGCCCGCTCACTCTTGGCCTGGTTTTTGCGGGCGGGGCCCTGACCAGCCTCGGGCCTTGCTCCCTCTCGCTTCTTCCTGTCACCCTCGCCTACCTCGCGGGTTTTGAGGATGGACGATCCCCCTGGCAGCGCAGCCTCACGTTCTGCAGTGGCATCGTCGGGGCGCTGGTTCTGCTGGGAAGCCTGAGTGGACTGTTGGGTCGTATCTACGGACAGGTTCCAGCGCTGGTGCCAACTCTGGTGGCCATCCTGGCCGTTGTGATGGGCCTCAACCTGCTGGGACTGCTGCGCATTCCTCTGCCGTCGGGCCCCGATCCAGAGCTCTGGCGCAAACGCGTCCCTGCAGCGCTTGCCCCTGTGGCGGCAGGTCTTGCCTTCGGGCTGGCGGCTTCGCCATGCACCACACCGGTGTTGGCCGTTCTACTGGGCTGGATCGCCCAGAGCGGACGGCCGCTGGTGGGCATGCTGCTGCTCACCAGCTTCGGCATCGGCCAGGTGCTGCCGCTGCTGCTAGCAGGCACGTTCGCAGCGTCGGTTCCACGGCTGCTGTCCTTGCGTTCGATCGGGCGTTGGGTCCCTCCGATCAGCGGAGTCGTGCTGCTGGCCAGCGGCATGCTCACGCTGCTGGCGCGCTGGAGTTAA
- the apcB gene encoding allophycocyanin subunit beta, producing MQDAITNVINKSDVQGLYLDTASMSNLESYFASGELRVRAAATISANASAIIRDAVAKALLYSDITRPGGNMYTTRRYAACIRDLDYYLRYSTYAMLAGDTSILDERVLNGLKETYNSLGVPIGATVQAIQAMKEVTAGLVGPDAGKEMGVYFDYICSGLGN from the coding sequence ATGCAAGACGCCATCACCAACGTCATCAACAAGTCCGACGTTCAGGGCCTGTACCTGGATACGGCCTCGATGAGCAATCTCGAGTCCTACTTCGCCAGCGGTGAACTTCGGGTTCGTGCCGCCGCCACCATCAGCGCCAACGCTTCGGCCATCATCCGGGACGCTGTCGCCAAAGCGCTTCTGTATTCGGACATCACCCGTCCGGGCGGCAACATGTACACGACCCGTCGCTACGCCGCCTGCATCCGCGATCTGGACTACTACCTGCGTTATTCCACCTACGCGATGCTGGCCGGCGACACCTCGATCCTCGATGAGCGTGTTTTGAACGGCCTCAAGGAGACCTACAACTCCCTGGGCGTGCCGATCGGTGCCACCGTCCAGGCCATTCAGGCCATGAAGGAAGTCACCGCAGGTTTGGTTGGTCCTGATGCCGGCAAAGAGATGGGTGTGTACTTCGACTACATCTGCTCCGGCCTGGGCAACTGA